CCATCGTGCTTGGGCGACGTCGAGTTGTGGATGTTAAATGGCTCCTCGTCCTTCAGGCAGGATTTCAGGGAGTCCTGCAGCTTGTGGGGAGCGCTGGGGTCCTCCTGCCAGGAGAGATGGGGGGGGGGTCAGGAGATGACCGTGCCGTGGGGGGACACCGTTGCGATGGAGGGCGGTGACCGGCAGCGGGGACCGGGTGAAGGCACCGACGTCCCCGCCGGCAACCCAGCATCCCGACCCGGGCTCTGCCTCCttgcaggcagccccaggcagcaggcagggctgcccaacGGTGAatacacgtgtgtgtgtgtgtcccccgaAAGCGCACAGCTCGGCACGGGGGGAGCGTGGAGCTCACGGCACGGTGGGCGACGGGGTCCGACCCGCCTGCGGTGACTCGCTGCTGTTCCCCGCCATGGGTCCCCCCCTTGGGGTGCCTCCAGCACCCAAAGCCGCTCGCCAACAGCACTCAAGAGCCGTGGCTGGCCATGGGACCCATCCCACCCACCACCCCTCCAGCCGCCCCCGCCATCCCCCTGCCACCCAGTTCCTCTTCCCATTTCCAGCCCGGCTCATCTCATCGTCCCCGCGACAATTAGCAACTCCCTGAGCAGCGCTTGGCAGGAGGCCCAAGGGGTTGGATTTATTGCGGTTCGTTAGCGTACAGCCGGCCCCGCTGTGCCGCTGGCCGGATCCACGGGCAGCGAAGCCGGGGATGCCTCTTCCCGACATCCCCCCCACAGCTGCCGggagctgggctgtgccccGAGTTTGTCCCGCATCCATGGGGAGAGCGGCTCCCCCGGCACCGGGGCCAAGCTCCGGCTGCGTTGGGTAACGTCAGTGCCCGGACAGTCCTGGCATCGCCGTCGGTGCCTGTGGGGCAGGATGAGCCCTGGCGTGGGGGGCTGCGAGGGCGGGATGGGCCGTGGCGGTGAGGCACCCGCCGGTGACGGTGCTCCCGGTGCCGTGCGGCAAGCGGCGGACGGATGGAGACACCCAAGGGCCGGTGTCATACGAGGATGGGAAACCTCCATCTTCTGGGCAGTGACCCTGTGAGCAGCGCCTGGCCGGTCCGGGGCTTGTGCCATCGGCTCCACGGCAAACCCCGCAGGACGGGCACGGCTGCCGGGGCACTGAGCTCCATCACCCAGTGGAGGGGCTGCGCCGCATATTCCCAAAAACCCCTTTCCCAGGGGTATTGACCCCGCCGTCCCCTCCGCATCCTCGGTGCGCTGCGTCCTGGGCACCATGTGCCACTCCGCATCCCAGAGGGGACGAGGGTCAGACCCCAGAGAGATGCCGGGGCGCGGCACCGAATTCATCCCAAGGTTCATCCTCTCCACAGCGGGGAGCGAGCTGGCTCCGGGAGCCTCCTGCCAGGGTGGCCGGGCCGAGCGGCGGCAGACACTACGGCTGCTAAAGGCAGTCGAAAGACGGGGAAAACCGGCTCTGGGCTAAGGCAAAGACTAGAGGGACCTACGCTCTTCCTCCGGCTCGTGCTCGGCAAAACCCTTCGCTTCTCTCTGTTTCGATTCGAAAGACAGGAGGTTGGaagggcagccccggggggatGCAGGTGGCCGCATCCTGACCACGCCAGCAACATCCCGGAGTGTTTCATCCTCCAGCAttgcccgccgctgccggccgTCGTCTGCCGGTCCTGCCCCAGCGATGCCACAGCCGGGGAGCATCGTCTGCCGGAGCCACATCGCACCAGCTGTCCCCTCCCCGAAAATGCCGGCACAGCCGCTCCTGCCACCCGCACACAGAGCCAAAAACCACCTGGCAACTCTGGGTGGTGGTTCCCCAGGGTGCCAcgtgggcaggaggggacaagGCAGGGGGACAGCAAGGTGACACCAACCCCCTGCCTGGCTCTGGTCCGGTTTGGGTACTCGGGGCAGGATGCGGCATGGCAGGACCCGACAGAGAGGGGACGGAGCGGTGGCCACGgcgggatggggacaggagggtGCAGAGGGACCCAGTGGTGACACCGTCACCCAGACAGTGCCAAGAGCATGGGTGGGGGAGGACAGGCGAGATGTCAAGGTGTTACCGGACAGAGGGACGAGGGTAGGACAGCAAGCGGGAGCGGGGGACGGTGCCGCGAAGCCTCCTTACGTTTGTGTGGGAGCCCTCGGCGATGGTGGAGAGGGAGAAGTTGTCGTTGTGCAGCTCGGACGGGGTGCGGTATCTGccggggggagaggagagcacgGCGGTGAGACCGGGGACGCTGCCGAgcaccccccgtgtccccggcCGCATTTCGAGGTGAACCCGGTGTTGGGGGGGGTAAATGCTCCCAGCGCTGGAGGTCTGGGGGCTAAATGTCCCCAGGGATGGAGATTTGGGGCTAAATACCCCAGAtctgggggcttgggggctaAATGCTCCCAGATCTCGGGGGTCAGGGCTACATGCTCCCAGCTATGGCGATTTGGGGGCTAAATGTCCCCAGGGATGGAGATTTGGAGGCTAAATGCCCCCAGCTCTGGGGGTTTGGGGCTAAATGTCCCCAGGGATGGAGGTTTGGGGCTAAATACCCCCAGatctgggggcttggggggtaAATGTCCCCAGCTCTGGGGTTTGGGGCTAAGTACCCTCAGTTAGGGGGATCTGGGGCTAAGTGCTCCcagatctgggggtttggggctAAATGTCCCCAGGGATGGAGGTTTGGGGCTAAATGTCCCCAGGGATGGAGGTTTGGGGGCTAAATGCCCCCACATCTGGGGATTCAGGGGTTAAATATCCCCAGGTCTAGGGGTCTGGGGCTACATACCCCCAGCTCTGAGGATCTGGAGGGGCTAAATGTCTCCAGATCTGGAGGTTTGGGGTAAATTCCCCCAGCTCTGGGGTTTGGGAGCTAAATGTCCCCAGGGAAGGAGGTTTGGGGGTAAATGCCCCcagatctgggggtttggggggtaAATGTCCCCAGGTCTAGAGTTTGGGGGGTAAATGTCCCCAGGTCTGGGGATCTGGGGCTGAATGTCCCCAGCTCTGGGAAGGCGCAGGCAGGCGCAGGCAGGGGAGCGGTGAGGGCAGCCCGGGACAGGCAGGAGCCGCAGGGCCGGAGAGGGAGACCCATGGGCTGGCACGGAGCTTGGCTGCTAATTACACTTGGCACTTCCAAACACTAATTAACAGCTCATTAGGGACCCAGGCTGGGAGGGCTTTCTCCTCCCCGGCTCCAGGGAGATGGGCAGCaattgctggggcagggggtgccccCAActtcccctgccaccccccagccctggtgGCCCCTGGGCAGCATGGCGAGCCCAGCTGGTGGCCCCAGCTACCAGTGCAGCAGATTAACTGGTACCAGTCAGGAGCAGCTTTAAAGGATTAAACGTGGAGCAGGAACCACAAGCCACGTCCCCGCAGGGCACCCGCCTCCGGGAGCTTTCCCACCCACCGTCACCTTGTCCCCATCGGCACCGGGGGGTCTCGATGACAGCGCGTGGGGACGGGACCGCATCCAGCCCCGTGCCTCCGCCGGGAGCTGAGACCACCCAAATCGCTCCAGCTATCGAGGTGCCACCCCAGAGCGGCCGGGGGACAATTTTAGGGGTGCCAGCCCTGTCCCGATGCCACTCACTTGGTCTTGCGCAGTTTGCTGTTCTCCGTCTTGAGCAGGTAGAGCTTCTTGGCGAAGAAGACGGTGAGCATGAAGAGCAGCAACACTACGAGGGCGGCCGAGCCCACGGCCACGCACATCACTTGGAAGTCGGTGACGATGGCCTCGCAGCGCGTGCCCTTGTGCCACGTGTAGTCCTGCGTGTTGCACCTGCAAGGGGAGGCGGTtagggaccccccaccccaaaaatgtGTCCCTGTCCCACAGAGCATCTTCAGGGGACACCGGCATCTGTGATCGGGGAGATTACGGGGGATGAGATTAATGGGTCCCCAAGGGCCACCCTGAGAGgggtgacaccccccccccaaacgcTGGGGCCAAGCGAGATGGGTGACACTGGGGGACACCAGGAGCGggcctggggtccccccaggtGATGCTCGTCCCCCGCACCCGTGGCTCCCAGCCACGCTCAGCCCCGGCGGcggtggggagaggggtggcCGGTGGGGACGGAGGGGTACAGCCCCGTCACACCACACACCCGCGTCCCCCCGTGCAGGCAGGCTGAGGGCAAGCCACATGGCGCGCGCCGAGCCGTATGGCACAGCCGGCGGTGGCCCTCCCCGGGCACAATCTGCCGGGGCCGATTAGTGCGACGGCTCCGGAGCCTCGGCTGCACGGCCCTGACCTAATTCCTGCCCAGCCGCCACTCGGGGGGCAGGGAAAGCCCCTCTGTGCCCCGGCGGGACGGGGCTGCGGGGGCGAAGGGTCCCGGGTGGGGTGCACGGGGATGGAGAGCCTGGGAATGGGGTGCACAGGGGATGGAGAGTCCAgggttggggtgcagggggacggaGAGCCCAGAAACAGGGTGCACAGGGATGGAGAGTCGAgggttggggtgcagggagacGGAAAGGTTGGGAATGGGCTGCATGGGGATGGAGAGCCCAGAAATGGGGTGCATGGGGATGGAGAGCCCAGGGTTGGGGTGCATGGGGATGGAGAGCCTGGGGATGGGGTGCATGGGGATGGAGAGCCCCCACATGCACCCACCGTCTCCTCGTGGGACCTagggtccccatccccgtcccttACCGGCAGAAGGCCCCGTGGCTCTCCACCAGGTAGCACTGGCCACCGTTGTGGCAGTAGCTGGGGACGAGGTCGCAGACGGAGCGGCAGGAGCTGTTGTGCCGCACGTAACCGCTCCGGCACTCGGTGCCGTTCTCCAgctggccccgctcccccggccgtGGCCGCGCCGTGGGGCTGCCCCCTGGGACGCTGgagggctgcggcggggccACGTTGTGGCGGCCGGTGGGTCGGGGGTCCCGCGGTGCCGGCTGGGCACCAGGCACGGCCGAGGCGGGCGGCCGGTAGCCGTTCTCGTCCTCCAgccccccatcctcctcctcctcctcttcctcctcatcctcctccagcTCGTCCTCCTCGTCCCCGTCGGCATAGaaggaggtggtggggtagAAATCGGCCTCGTCAAAGGGCGTGAAGTCGTCGTAGAGCTCGTGCAGGGCCCACGGCGTGGCCGCCCCCTCCGGCTCCTGCCGCCGCGCCGAACCAGCCGCCCGCCGGCCACCCCCGGGgaagccccccagcccctcgcccccctCGAACAGGTCGTAGTAGTCGACGTCGACGATCTCCGAGGCCGTCCGGTCAGCAGGCGGCTCGGCCGGGCCTGAGGTGGCGGTGACGggctcctctgcctccagccaggtcaGATCCGTCCGGCCACGAGCCCCCtgtgccggggccgggctggatGCGACCACCCAGAGCTCTGAGGGACGCCCCGAGTCCCCCGCAGCGCCCGGCACGGGGCTGGCGTCACCCAGCACGGGGGTCCGCGGCACGGCCGAGCCCCCGGCCGCCAGCAGCAGGTCGGATTCAGCCGAGTCGGTGACGAGCTGCAGGCCGGGGGGGCTCGGTGGGGCGGCCGTGAGCCCCCCAAAAACTCCCAGGCTGGCCAAGGAGGCTCGCGTGGGCCGCTCGCCGCTCCCCGGCTCCTCGGGGCTGCTGAGTGCCACCGCCACCGTCCCCCTGTCACCAGGCCAGGTCACCGCCGCCTGGCCATCCTCCGCCGAGCCGACTTTGGGGGGCAGAGCGCTGGCATCGCCCTCCCCGGCGCACCCCGCGCACCCCTCCGGCATCGCTGCCGGGTCCGTGGTGGCAGCTGTGCCCGCCCCGGGGGGCTCTAGCTGGGATCCCACCGGGGGCTCGccccccgctgcagcccccctggggctggtgctgtTGCTGGGCCCCCCCAGGAGGTCTCTGCTCGCCGGGTCCCGCTGTggggggctgctctccagcgagccctcccagcctctctcctcgGCCTCGCTGGCGTTTTGGGGGGGCCACTCGGATGCTGGAGGGGGGACAAGGAGAGAAAGACGTGTCAGAGGTGCCCCCCGCACCTTGGGGAGGCCGCGGCGGTCTGGGGGGGGTCTCGGTGGGTCCCCGCCTGTTCGATCTCAGACCCACCATGCCaaggcatttgggggggggggagctgcaCCCCGAATCTTTTACAGCCTCTCCCAGGGACCGGAGGGGAAaaccctgcagcagcccccggctccgtgggtccccccgcccccacgACAGCCCCAGTCGTCACCCCAAAACTCTGCGACCCCCCATGACACAGCCCCCCAAGGCAAGCTGCCCCAGGCCAGCCCCCCTCCAAGGGGAACTGGCCTCTCCTGCCACTGCAAGGGGATCCAGCCCCCCGCAAAGGGATCCAGCCCCCGCAAAGGGATCCAAACCGCCCCCGCAGAGGGATCCAGCCCCCGCAGAGGGATCCAAACCGCCCCCACAAAGGGATCCAGCCCCCGCAGAGGGATCCAGCCCCCGCAGAGGGATCCAAACCGCCCCCGCAAGGGGATCCAGCCCCCTTACAAGGGGAtccagcccctcctgcagcGGGATCCAGCCCTTCTCTGGTTCCTGCAAGTGCACCCCATACACATTATGGGATCCAGCCCCCCCCGGGATCCAGCCCCCGGCAGCACgatcctgctccctccctgcaaTGGGATCCAGCCTCCTGGCAATGGGATCCAGCCTCCCTGCAGGGGGATCCAGCCTCCCTGCCAGGGGATCCAGCCCTCCTCTGGTTCCTGCGAGTGCACTCCATACACACAACCAGATCCAGCCCTTGCAAGGGGATCCAGCCCCCCCCGCAATGGAATCCAGCTCCCTTACAAGGGGATCCAGCCCTGTCTGATTCCTGCAAGTGCACCCCGTAATCACAAGAGGATCCAGCCCCTGCAATGGGATCCAGCCCCTCCTCTGGCTCCTGCAAATGCACCCATAGACACAACGGCATCCAGCCCCCGGCAAGGGGATCCAGCCCCTCCTCAAGGGGACCCAGCCCTCCTCCCAGGGGATCCAGCCCCCAGCAAGGGGATCCAGCCCCCGGCAAGGGGATCCAGCCCCTCTTCCAAGGGGATCCAGCCCTCCTCCCCGGGGATCCAGCCCTCCTCCGGCTCCTGCAGATGCACCCCAGATACACAAGGGGATCCCGCCCCCCCAAAGGGATCCAGTCCCCGCGGAGGGGATCCCGCCCGCCCTGCAAGAGGATGCAGCTGCCTGCAACGGGatccagccccctgcccgggggATCCAGCCCCGGCGAGGGGCTCGTCCCCCCGGTGCCTGCAGAGGagcgcagcccctgcccgggaCCGCGGagccccccctccgccccccggAGATCCGGCCGCCCCCCTCCGCCGGGATCCGCCCCCCGCCCTCCGACAGGTGACCGGCCCTCGCCTGCGCCAGGATCGGGCCCGGGGCGAGGGGACCCAGCCCCCGGCAAGGGCACCCGCTCCCCCCCGGTGCAGGATGCGGCCCCATCCCGGggcgcagcccccgcgcccccccagcccatccccggTACGCACCGAGCGCGCCGAGcgccagcagcagggccagggcgaGGGGCCGGGCAGCCGCGGGGGCCATGGCGGCATGGAGGGACCCAGGGCTCCGCCAGCGGggccggcaccggcagcggctCCGCCCGCGCCCCGTTCCtcccgccgctccgctccgctccgctccgcgccgggggggccgggccgggccgggcggggggcgggcgggagccaCCGGCTCCGCCCGCGGGACCGGGGACGCCGCCGGCAGCACCGGCCGGGGCTCC
Above is a genomic segment from Ciconia boyciana chromosome 2, ASM3463844v1, whole genome shotgun sequence containing:
- the CSPG5 gene encoding chondroitin sulfate proteoglycan 5 isoform X1 translates to MAPAAARPLALALLLALGALASEWPPQNASEAEERGWEGSLESSPPQRDPASRDLLGGPSNSTSPRGAAAGGEPPVGSQLEPPGAGTAATTDPAAMPEGCAGCAGEGDASALPPKVGSAEDGQAAVTWPGDRGTVAVALSSPEEPGSGERPTRASLASLGVFGGLTAAPPSPPGLQLVTDSAESDLLLAAGGSAVPRTPVLGDASPVPGAAGDSGRPSELWVVASSPAPAQGARGRTDLTWLEAEEPVTATSGPAEPPADRTASEIVDVDYYDLFEGGEGLGGFPGGGRRAAGSARRQEPEGAATPWALHELYDDFTPFDEADFYPTTSFYADGDEEDELEEDEEEEEEEEDGGLEDENGYRPPASAVPGAQPAPRDPRPTGRHNVAPPQPSSVPGGSPTARPRPGERGQLENGTECRSGYVRHNSSCRSVCDLVPSYCHNGGQCYLVESHGAFCRCNTQDYTWHKGTRCEAIVTDFQVMCVAVGSAALVVLLLFMLTVFFAKKLYLLKTENSKLRKTKYRTPSELHNDNFSLSTIAEGSHTNEDPSAPHKLQDSLKSCLKDEEPFNIHNSTSPKHDGGKGEQDGGELNCLQNNLT
- the CSPG5 gene encoding chondroitin sulfate proteoglycan 5 isoform X2; this translates as MAPAAARPLALALLLALGALASEWPPQNASEAEERGWEGSLESSPPQRDPASRDLLGGPSNSTSPRGAAAGGEPPVGSQLEPPGAGTAATTDPAAMPEGCAGCAGEGDASALPPKVGSAEDGQAAVTWPGDRGTVAVALSSPEEPGSGERPTRASLASLGVFGGLTAAPPSPPGLQLVTDSAESDLLLAAGGSAVPRTPVLGDASPVPGAAGDSGRPSELWVVASSPAPAQGARGRTDLTWLEAEEPVTATSGPAEPPADRTASEIVDVDYYDLFEGGEGLGGFPGGGRRAAGSARRQEPEGAATPWALHELYDDFTPFDEADFYPTTSFYADGDEEDELEEDEEEEEEEEDGGLEDENGYRPPASAVPGAQPAPRDPRPTGRHNVAPPQPSSVPGGSPTARPRPGERGQLENGTECRSGYVRHNSSCRSVCDLVPSYCHNGGQCYLVESHGAFCRCNTQDYTWHKGTRCEAIVTDFQVMCVAVGSAALVVLLLFMLTVFFAKKLYLLKTENSKLRKTKYRTPSELHNDNFSLSTIAEGSHTNREAKGFAEHEPEEERRSL